The window AGCCCAGGAGAGGCCAAAAGGCGCTCGACTTTTCGTTTTGGGCCGTCGGGACCCTACTTTGAGAGGCGTACTTTGTAGGACTTGAGCAGCCAATCGGGCGCCGGCACGCCGTGCGACAGCAGCTGCACCAGAACTTGGCGCCGGTGAAGGGCGCCGTCCGTCGGGAACTCCGAAAGGAACCAGGACAGGAGACGCCAGGCCTCGTCCGCCGCGCTGGAAGAAGCAGAGCGGTCACGTCGGGCCGGCAGACGCTCGAGGACTCGACGGGACGGGAGGAAACCTGCACTCTTTGGTGTTGACCACGGACGGCAGCTGATTGGCCGCCAGCCACAGCCACGCCTCGTTTTGAGCCTCCTCCCCGCCGAACTGGAGCTTGATGCACCTGACGACACAAAGCAGCGCTCAGGCCAAATTctctttctttcattcatttggCGCTTTGCATACATTCCGACGAGGACGACCGGCAAAATTTAACAGCCGCGCGCTGCACGTTGGATGGACAGACGCCAGGTTACAGCGGAGAGCAACGCCACAGGCGCCTCCGACAACGACTTATGAGACGAGACGTTCCCGCAACGGGACAACACGCCAACTCCCAGAATGCCGTTTCGTCGTTGTGCGCCTACTGCTAGCTACGTTGAcgcgttcacttttttttttatgtcaagttGGCGGAAATTCAACTTccttttcaaatcaaatcatgcGACTTTCACTCGACGCAACTCGCGGCTCGGAGGATCCCGCGATGTGATGCTGGAGttaaaaaagggagaaaaattaaataaaaagatgagagTAAAATGAAGAAATCAGCCTCGAGTCGCGATCCTCGTTCAGCTCACCTGAAGGTCAGGGCATCGAACAGGGATCCCAGCGGCAGCCGGGAGACGTCGCACAGCCGCCGAGCGCACATGAACAGGCCGGCGTCCAGCAGGAGGCGCAGCAGCTCGCGCGGGTCCGCGGCGCCTCCGCACGGAAGAGGAAGACGACGGCAACCGTTAACGGCGGGCCCGAGACCGGCCCGAGCGGACGGAGACGGCCGCGTACCTGCCGCGGCGCCGGCCCGCGGCCGATGCTGCGCCAGCGCCAGTCGACACTCGGCCGTCGTGAGTTCTCTCTCCAGGTCGGCCAGCTCCAGAATTTCCACCTGCCGCTTAACTGAGACAGGAAATGACATCACGCGATCGACGACATCATCACTTCAGTCCAGTTTCTTCAATTCCGAACTTCCATTTGCAAATTCTGCAAAATCCCGCCCGGCAGTTCCGAGGAGTCGAACTCTGCTAAATTGCGAGACCACTCCTTGGCGTCATTTTGACAGAAATACGTCAatagaattttgaaaaaaaaaaaaaaaaaaaaatatgttagcGTCGCCATATTAGCGCCGACTTTTCCGTTTTTAATCAGACGTCTCCAAAGTGTCAAATGCGTGTCTGTCGTCGTACAACTGGCACGGACTCTGTACTTTTTTCTCTTTACATTGAGGATGTCTGACAAGattggattgattgattgattgcggGTCAGCGGCTGCGAACTCTGACCTGGGGGGGCCACAAAGTCTCCGTCCAAATTCCGTTTGGGAGACGCTCCCGGACGCTCAGACTGCGGGAAAAACAAACGTTTGGTGAGGGAGCGCGTGGAGCGCGTGTTCGCCTACACGTACGTACGGACGTACGCGGACGGCCGTACCTGCGGGACGGGCAGAACCATCCACGCGTACTCGGGTCTGATGAGGCGCATGCAGTTGATGGCGGCGAGGAAGCAGTTCACCTGCTTCTTCAGGCTGCGCACGGAACCCACCTCGCGACTCAGACGCAGCGCCAGCTCCAGCATCACCGTAcccgctacacacacacacacacacacactttgcatGTGTAGCAGCGGAGGATATCGTTAATATAGTGTGCTTAAGATATTGCAGATTGTATAACAACCATCCAATGCTGTTCCTCATGGAATGTTTTGTTCTTTCACCCGCTcacaaataagaaaaaaaaaaagagcaaagccaagaaagcaaataaataaaaaaaaaaaaaaggcaagattTCAGCAACTTTTCTGGACGAcgtggaaagaaagaaaggcagCGCCGCCAAagaacaaatgcaaaatatggcCTAAAAGCGAAGGCAaaggcagcggcggcggcaccGGCTGGAACGCCAAccacgcccaaaaaaaaaaaaaaaaaaacaaacaaactcaagCAACGTTCGGCTCTCCTGCATCCCCGAAAACGGCAACCCGAgcaaaatagaacaaaaatcACACAATGTGGATCAAGACGTGTCCTCGATTAGTCGGGACTCCAAAATCTCAGGATTTGCTTGgttgcagaagaaaaaaaaaagcaacgtgaGCCGCCTGTCCGGCAGAATTTCATTTTCTGCTCGAACGGTGACCCCGGCCGGGCTCGACATCAGAATATGAATCTGTGTGtacctttcctgtagttgtgcCTGCAGATGTGGAAGGCGTACAGGAGCTCGTAGTAGTTGTGCCTGAGGAGGTCGACGGCCCTGGCCCGCGATTCGACGATTGCCACCACCTGACGAGAGACGGAGCGGTGAGAGACGGGGGCGGGGCGTGTTCCTCGGGATTTCTTCTCGGGCCCGACCTCGTCGTGCAGGTTGAAGTAAGGGAAGTGGACCAGGTCGTGAAGCTGAGCTCTTTCGCACAGAACCACCACCAGCTGCCGGAGGCAGTCCAGCTgcctggacacacacacacacacaacgtggCTGCATGTGTGCACGGGCGTGCGCGGCGTGTGTGTACTTACGTGCTGGAGTCCGGGTTCTGAATCAAAGCCTGGTAAGCTTCAGTGTTGTGTCCCAGGTCCAGGTGATGCTTGAAGATTCTGGTCCACAAGGCCGCCTGCATACAAAGTCGGCCACAGTCGGTCCGGGTCCAGACTTTTTCTACACCGTCTCCTCACGCAGGCTGTCGACGAGAGGCGCcgtccaccctggactggtcgcgagccaatcgcagggcgcgcattcagagtcttcaatgaagctAGCGCACATTTGTgggatttgggagaaaaaaaacggaGGACCCGGACAAAAGCCGCCAGGCAGtcacgggggagaacacgcgGGGCCGCCTTTCCAGCCGCGACCTCAGAACCGGGAGGCAGACGCGCAAAAGTTGGAAATGCACCATCAGGCGCCGGAGCCCGAGGGAAGACTCAAAAGCGGGCGAATGCGAGTGGccgggaccagttcagggcgtaacccGAACATCTcgcctaaagtcagctgggatgaacTCCAGCAGAGaagctgctcagaaaaaaaGATACTTCAAATGCTGTTCTTTCATTCATGGTCCGGATGGATATGACATTtttcaagtaaataaataaacgtggAAAGGAAACGGGCCTCTTGCCACGTCTGACAGGCCGGttggaaaaatgcaaaacattttgaacgTCGTGACGCCCGTCTCGGCTCAGAGCGCGCGTGACATCACCTGACTGCTGACATCGTCGGCAGCCTCCACCAACGCTAACGTCGCTAACTGGATCACGAGTTCCGGCAGGCCAACGTCCTCCAGCAGACGCAGCACCTGCAGGCGCAGGCGCAGGCGCGCGCACACGCTTAGTATCACCACAAACTACAAGTGTGCAAGTTGATCACCGCACAAACCTTGTTGTAGTAATGCAGCACGGGCCTGGACGGGGCTTCAGCCGCTCGGGCGTCCTCGGCGCCGGTCAGCCTCATGAGAAATTCTTCCTGCTCTACCTCAGTGACGGCTTCCAGGAAACACTGCAGGGCCTGACGGGAAACCGGGAGGAGGGCAAAGGTCACAGGACGCGCTGACCACCACTGAGGCGGtcacgtgtgcgtgcgtgcgtgcgtgcgtgcacacCTTGTGACCCTCGCCGCTGGCCAGGTAGCATTGAGCTAACATGAAACGACAGGAGCCAGCGTTCACCTGACACCACGGACTGATCAGACGCACGTAGTCCTGCAACCACAAAAGGAAGGACTGGACTTCTCCTTCTTCTCGTTCACAAGAAATCAAAATTGACCTTTTGAAAGAAGCTGGAAAGCGATCCGGGAGCAGCAAAATTAGCAAACCGCTCACAAACCGGCAGCCGAGGGAGAAAAAGCTTCCTGCGGGAGTTCCCTTTGAATTGTGATCGCAATTTTGGAAATGAGCccgattggttttttttttttttttacatttaaaaggcAGAACCCGGCCCACATCGAGAACTTTCTCAAGCTCGTCTGTCGGCTGCCAGGGGAGAGAACGCAAGAGCATATCGTCGTGACAACGACCTTGAAAAAAGGCAAGAGACAAAACTGGCACGCTTGGCGGAACCTTCCTTTATGGCCACGTCAGAAAAGGCCGGGATTGGTCAATGGATACGACGAAATCGACGTATCGGGCACTACCGAGTCAAGCACAAATACGCCTTTGGCGTATTGAGCAGCCCTCGTTGAATCCATCTCAACCTCTCAGAAACTGCTAAATGGAATCCGAATCGCTCAACTTCAAACAACGCTTGACCCTTTAAATAGTCGTGACTGCAATATTGCGCCAAATAATCAGGATTAATATGCGGCCATAATTACGCAGCCCGCGGTTCACTCAATTCCCTCGCGAGTGACGTCGTCATCAGTGCGGCGACGACGCCGAGCCGTACCGACCTGCAACTGCGTGTACTGGCAGTTGGCCATGAGGCATTCCGGGAAGTGGAACGTCGGGTTGCCGGGCCAGCTGCGACGCGGCGGTCAAGTTCCGTCAACAAGCCGCAACGTCAAGACATCGTCGCCCGTCGCTCACGAGAAGGATACAGCAGCTGAGCGAGCAGCTGGACCACGTTCGCCATCGTGTCGCTCCAGTTGACGACGGCGCTCTGGGAGAACAGGTGGCGGATGATCAGCTTGCGGCCGCTGCTCTGGTAGAACATCTCCACCGCCGACTGGCAGCCGACCCCTGAACACGGATGCGCGCGGAGCATGTCACACCCACACAGACGGGTGACGTTGTATGGTTTGCAACCTGCGTTGTAGTTGGTGAGCGCGGGGGCGTCGTTCAGGTGCAAGGCGTTGAGCTGCTGCAGGTTGGCGtctctggaggggggggggggggggggcacaggagaggtgaaaggtcaCCAGCAGAAGCGACGACGCGCCCGCGTCCAAAGAGGCCGCCGCGCTCACATGGCGTCGTCGGCGACCGGCACGTTGACGCTCCGGCTGACGTGCTCGAGCAGGAAGTACGACGACAAGAGCTGAGACGTGCGCACGACGGCTTCCTGCTGGATCTGAAGCAGCTGCGAGCCTCCGCCCGACAACACCTGGCAAACGCCCGCGGGCGGCGCGTGATCACGacctccgcctccgcctccgcctcGACCTCGCGCGCGTTTGGATACGTACGGATTGTTCGTGGCGAAGGGAGATcttgaggaggaggagcatGTCCCTGCAGAGCAGCATCCGAGTTCTGCTCATGTGACTCAGCGCTTGGCACACCAGCGACACGGCGGTGGCGCTGGAGTACAACTGGCGCACGCTCACGCTCGCACCTACACACGCAGAATAGTTCCCTAGTTTTCGACACACAATTCGCTTTCTTGAAGATTTTCGTTTCAGGGCAAACTAACAGCTCAGCTCCTCTTAAAAGTTTACGAGTTCACGTCACGCGTCAATAAATGACCAAAGGAAGGTCCTACCCGGTGAGACGGGACCTTCTCCGAACTCCAGATCCGTCTCCAGGTCCACCTCCCTCAGCATAACCGACACGGCCGCCGTCAGGTTGCGAACGTCCTGCAGTTTGCACTCAATCTGCTCCATCAGATTTTGACTGCACAAGCGCGCAACGACCACGTGACGTGGCCACGTTACTACATGCAGTACGTACGTTATGTGCATACGTGCGGTGCGCGCGACTGACTTGTCGTGCGCCAACATTTTGTCCAAGATGATGTTGGCGGTGGTCTCGGGCGACTCGGCGTATCGGAGCGCTTTCTCGATGTGGTCCGCCATCTCGAAGGACACGCCGCCCCTCAGCAGACGCAAACACGACAACAGCGCGGCCACGTCGGCGCTCAACGACGACTCTGAACACACGCGGGCATCAGGATGCAGATGCGCAGACGCGCCCGCGCAACGAGAAGGTCGGCCGCTTACCCTCAGCGAGCAGAGTGTCGTCTCCGGACGGGAAAAAGTCGTCGGACGTCAGGTAGAGATGGTCCACGGCGAAACACGGCAGCAGGAAGGAAACGAAACCCTGAAAGGCCAACAAAGGCGCTCTCGAGCTGGGCTCAGCCGGgaccgagcgagcgagcgagcgaggggggaaaaaaaaccttcttgAGCAGGCACGCCATGTGACTGCGAGGACTGACGCTGATGGCCAGGGGCGTGGCCAGAACCTCCTGGTACTGGAGGCAGCACGCGTACAACTTGGACCAGAACTCCACCTGAAGGTGGCGATACTCCTCCTGGGAAAACTCAAACTCCGTCACGCTGCTCTGGAGCTGAAACAAACCCGCAAATAAACCGCAGCATCATCTATGAATATGTCTTTAATCTCCCACAACGGGACACCCAACTTAAATAAACTCGTTGCTCCATCTTATGATCGGGTCGGTCGGTCGGTGATTGGCCCCAGAAATCCCGATTAGCATTATTATAGTTACTGGTTCATTTTGTCACAGTAAGTCCGTCAATTTTTAAAAGTTTATGTGACCCCTGAGCCAAaaggtttgcccacccctgaacAATATGAGGCGATGATGCATCTATTTCAACGAGGAAACAAGATTTGAGTTACGAGCGCCTTTCGATACGAGCACggttgaaaaacaaattcaacaagctgtgaatatttttgcttgtttttgttttcatagccccccccccccaaaaaaaaaaaaagacccgcgatgatgatgatgatgacggagCTGACCTCGTTCTGGACGGCCAGCGTGACTTCCTTCTTCAGTCCCTCCCAGGACACGTCGGGGAGGACGCTCGGACCTCGGCGGAAGATCTGACCGTGAAGACGACGAGCGTGAAGCGCGGTCGCGGTAACGCCTTTCCGTCGCTGCGGTAGCAGGCGCTCACCTGCAGAGCTTTGACGACGGCCGCCGGCGTGAAACGAAGCGGAGAGAAGATGGCGTCCAAGTAGGTTTCCTGTCGATCGAGATACGCGCGTCCTTTCAAACGTTTCGCCCTCTCGCTCGACGCAGACGGCTCAACCGGCGACTTACACGTGGGTCGCGGTCCTCGGCGATGTGGACTTCCTCTTCGGGAGGCGGCTGAACAAACACCTCATTCCACTGGCCCGATTCATTCCTGACaaacgagacaaaaaaaaaaaaaaaacaacttggaaGACAGGACGGAGGGACTCAGAAAGGAAGGAGGACGTTGCCCAGGTTGGGAAGGAAGCTGTACGCAGACAGGAAGGAGAAAGGCAGGAAGTGCGAGCACGGGCGAGCAGACGGAAGGAGGAAGCCCCGACACTGTACTCGGCTCGCCACTCACTGTTCAAAGTTGACGTATTTGACGACGTTGTTGTTGGCGTCGTCCAGCCACAGCGCCCAAAGGTCAGCGGAGGTCAGCGCAAAGTCCACCAGATTCTCCTGCGTCAAAACATTCCACACGGTCACGTCGCTGGCGAACAGTCGCGGCAGAGGCGCTGCGGCCGGCGCACCTGAGCGGAGAAGAGCGACGAGACGCGCTCCAGGCCGAAGCGCTCGCCGTCCGCGGCCAGCAGCTGCAGCACCACGAACTGGCCTCCGCGGGGCGCCGCCACGTACACGGCCAGCCGCAGACCGGACGCCGCGCAAGAGGTCAGGCGCACGCGGTGGCCCGAGCCCGCCGCGCCCCCTCGCTTCACGCCCGCCGACAGCGGCACGTAGTCCAACATGTCCGCCTCCAACACGCACACCTCATCCTGAACACACGCCGACGTGACAAATTTCAAAGGCGATGCGTCGCCCGCCTTCCACGAGCGCCGTTCCGCGCATCCTTGATGGATTTTCCAGCACAATTAAACGTATCATCGGGTCTTCTCCGAGCAGAAACACTTCCACGagcgccattgttgttgctttctcCCTTGCtacggaaaggaaaggaaaaatggCTACCGGAACGGAAATgagtgctgaggaaactccctCCTGCGTGGGTCAGAGCCAACCCCTGACTTGAGGAAAAACTGcagcatattttcaaaactgcccGCTGATGTAAAAACGCAAACAAGGTGTGGGAGCGCAGCAGCGATGTCAGTGCGAGTATAAAGAGGACTTTAGAGAAGAATTTCATTCGATTGCCTCCTTTCTTTGCTTTGGTCTGCGCTTGACGAAGCCCTTCTCCAATCGGCTGACgagttttctttcaaaataataaaccaATCAGTCGGTACGGGCCGGAATTCCAAAGACGGACGAgtcaaaatgagcaaaaaggTTCAAAACGGGGCCACTTGCCCTCAAAACTCAACAGAGATATGGCCAATGGCAACTTTTGGCCAGCAGCGACCATTCTTCGATGCACAACAGCTCGGTTTCCAATTACCGGtcgtgacacacaagatggcggacaagggaaTCCCGGGACTGCGGCGACGTCATCGGAAATCTATGGATTGATTTGTCGCAGATTTTCAGAGGCCGTTGAAGTGTCGATTGCAAGTTTTGGAGACATTTACACGACGATGGCGACCGCGTTGCTACTTTGAACAACAgaagagcttaaaaaaaaaaaaaagatgagataaAAGGGTTGCAATTTGAGCGCTGGCACGCTCACCTTGAGGGACCACACGCGCAGTTTGTGGTCGTGACACACGGCCACCACCAGCGAGTCGTCGTCCAGCGCCCGCGCTGCCACGCTCGCCACGCAGTCCGAAGCGCTGCGGTCGCCGCGCATGGCGCTCGGGATCCACCCAGACAACCGCCGCATCACGGAACTCCTCTTCAGCTCCGACACGGACACGCCCCCTGCACACATGCGCGCGCCGCATCAGCAGCACGCCGCGCCCTTTGTTTTGTGCGCGCGCATACGAAGTCGCCCACCTTGCAGCGCGTTTGCGGGTAGCGTGACAACCACCACGCCCCCCGTGGGCGACGCCAAGGCGTAGTGCGCGTCCCCCTCCGGCGTCAGCCACGCGACGGCGGCACCGCCGGCGGGGGTGAACGCGGCGGGGATGGCGGCGGCGTGAAGCGAGTCCTCCAGGTTCAGGCTGGCTACGTCCGTCAACACCGACTGCATGTGGAGCTCCGTCGCCACATCCTGAACACGCCAGCGGGCACGTTAGCGTTGGAATCAAACTCAGTGCAATCTTGGGAATTTACGCATGAAATCGGAATCGAACGACCAAATTTTTCATTCCGTTGCCCCACGCCGGCGATAAATCTTTCGGGTTAGCCAACCGGCACTTACGCTGCGATACATGCGCTTCGGGTGCGGCAGCGGCACCCTATGAACGCTCCGATCGGTggcgacgaggacgacgacgccgtcgggGGTCTCGGCGACGGCGACGCCCCCCGGCACCACGCGGCAGTGAGCGAAGCGCAGTCGAACGGCGTTGTTCAGTAGGTTGCCGTCCAACCAACGCTCCACCAGCTCCACCGCGTCGCCCGACGCGCTCCTGAACGAAGCCAAAAATCAAAGAGGAACATCCAAACACATTCGGACCGGATCGATTTTGCAACATTAGTAAACGTTCTTTTAAATTCTGGCCAAAATGTATTGCGGCAAAAATCAAGTCTTGTCATTtcaaaggagaggaaaaaaaagagaaagtaaattccaacaacaacaagcagaaGGGAAATGGGGAGATTTATAAtcatagtggaaaaaaaaaaaaaaaaaaaaaaactactgttaagaagaaatttaaaaaaaaaaaaaaaaaaacaataataatagcgGGAAAACCAATCATCAACAAGCAGCGTCCTGACCACGTGATGAATCTGTTGCTGGTGACCGAATTCAGGttcccgccgccgccgtcgtagTGGAACGCTCCGGCAGAGTCCGCAAATTTCACTGCTCCCGGAGCAGCCGCCGAAGCTGCACACAACACACCCACATAGTTCCGCCCTAAGTGTCAATTTTTCCCCGGCCGACGCCAAGCGAGAGGCGGGCAAGAGTTTTTATGGGCTGATTATCATTCAAGAAAAACATCTTGGATCACAAGATTATATTGCAAAGCATATTACTATTTactcaaaagtgaaaaaatgaaCACTGAAAGTGTCAAAGGCAGCCGGTGTGTTCGGTTCGGCTTGCGTGACGTCAGCTTTCAATCAGTTTCCTGCGCctgaaaagctggaagaagccTCCGTTGACGACGTGTACGTGCGGCCCGGAAGGCAACACCGCGCTACCGTTTGTCCAATCACAGAAATCAGCACGAACACCCCAAAAAGCCTCGGCCGGCTGTTGACTTGCGTCGGCCGACCGAGACGCCGCGAGACGCCGCGAGACCCTTTGGCGACGGCCCGGCCGAAGGTCGACCGAGTGTCGCGTTAAACTTCcttcaaatttttaaatttgacttgCTTGCATTTTGCCAATTAAGGCTAATTAGTACTTGGACTTGAATGTACAAAAGCGTCAATGGTGTAATTGGGCATTTTAATTTATGCCCAGTTCAGCGTCTGAAAACATCCAAATAATATCGCCAATATTACAGACTTGTCCTCTCACAAGGGCTCACTTGAAAATTCTTAACGTGCACCAAATCTTGGGGCTATCGTTTGGCTGGGTGAGCATAAGCGGCGTTGTCCTCCtccattttgagacataaagCTCGTTAACGTTACAGGTTTTATCCTCTCCCCACATTGGAAGTTTACGGTGAAGACTTCCATCTGATTtatgacgggaaaaaaaatccgTGATGTCCTCCCGCCCGTGACGAACTTCCAAATGCAACACTGAAGTAAGTCGCGTGACACttgcgccattttttttttattatttttttggaagaatGTTTGTTTGGGTGGCCCAAATCGAGTAAaaaaatggggggagggggtgtggcCTGGGTCGCCCGGCACAGCACGCGAACGCCGCTAGCCGCTGTTAGCGTCTGCGGTCCGTTTTAGCACGTTGGCCTAATTCGCACCGCAAAAGAATCCACGCAAGTGTGCGAATAGCTCACCAATTTTGATTTGGACCTCTCGGAACCCTTGGACGGCTTCCCGCTCAAATACACAAACTTCCATCAGGCTTCCACCCAGCGACCCCGCCATGTTGGCTCGAGGAAATGACGTCACAGCCGCGCGCCGTCTGGCCTTCGAAGTTTTAAAGGAACAGTTCACACCCGAACTATGTGGAAGTGGAAACCGACACTTCGTGAACTTAAAAACAAGGGATTTATTTACATTCATTGAGCTCATTTGaatgtttatattattttttttgtaattatcaaCATGCTGCAATGCTGTTCCGTTAATTCTATTTACTTTCTACTccatgtaaatgtttgtttttatttgaactgTTTGGGACGGCGCATGTTGATGAGCGGATGAGAAAAAGAGAGTTTGGTGAGAAAAGCCGCACGGCTGCGGGTCACAAAAGTCACAAGAAGCTGGATTttaacccgcgacctcagaactggtaGGCCGACGTGCTTAACCAGTCGACCGGCGTGCTGGctgtcaatttatttattttttttaatgttctgtaTTTGTTGTACACGTGTTAAGAAGTGAGCATAGGACTTAATATAAATGTTCATGCTGAACACGGAGCCCAGGGATAGGGTGCCCACTTGACCTTTGACCCCAGCAGCCAGGCACAAAGGCAAGCATGCTGGGTAGTTCAAATCCCCCAAATGTCTTTGCAGCAGGGAGGTGGGGGGAAGCTACTCGTGTAGCCACAGCTGTCCTGTAGGGGGCAGTCCGCTGCAAGCGCAGCTGCCATTCTGCGCCTCCGGCACCTCGGACCATCCCCGTCTCGGTCGGGATGTCGGAGATACGAACTGACGACCTTCACCCACATTTGGC of the Syngnathoides biaculeatus isolate LvHL_M chromosome 14, ASM1980259v1, whole genome shotgun sequence genome contains:
- the nup160 gene encoding nuclear pore complex protein Nup160; this translates as MAGSLGGSLMEVCVFEREAVQGFREVQIKIASAAAPGAVKFADSAGAFHYDGGGGNLNSVTSNRFITWSASGDAVELVERWLDGNLLNNAVRLRFAHCRVVPGGVAVAETPDGVVVLVATDRSVHRVPLPHPKRMYRSDVATELHMQSVLTDVASLNLEDSLHAAAIPAAFTPAGGAAVAWLTPEGDAHYALASPTGGVVVVTLPANALQGGVSVSELKRSSVMRRLSGWIPSAMRGDRSASDCVASVAARALDDDSLVVAVCHDHKLRVWSLKDEVCVLEADMLDYVPLSAGVKRGGAAGSGHRVRLTSCAASGLRLAVYVAAPRGGQFVVLQLLAADGERFGLERVSSLFSAQENLVDFALTSADLWALWLDDANNNVVKYVNFEQNESGQWNEVFVQPPPEEEVHIAEDRDPRETYLDAIFSPLRFTPAAVVKALQIFRRGPSVLPDVSWEGLKKEVTLAVQNELQSSVTEFEFSQEEYRHLQVEFWSKLYACCLQYQEVLATPLAISVSPRSHMACLLKKGFVSFLLPCFAVDHLYLTSDDFFPSGDDTLLAEESSLSADVAALLSCLRLLRGGVSFEMADHIEKALRYAESPETTANIILDKMLAHDNQNLMEQIECKLQDVRNLTAAVSVMLREVDLETDLEFGEGPVSPGASVSVRQLYSSATAVSLVCQALSHMSRTRMLLCRDMLLLLKISLRHEQSVLSGGGSQLLQIQQEAVVRTSQLLSSYFLLEHVSRSVNVPVADDAIDANLQQLNALHLNDAPALTNYNAGVGCQSAVEMFYQSSGRKLIIRHLFSQSAVVNWSDTMANVVQLLAQLLWPGNPTFHFPECLMANCQYTQLQDYVRLISPWCQVNAGSCRFMLAQCYLASGEGHKALQCFLEAVTEVEQEEFLMRLTGAEDARAAEAPSRPVLHYYNKVLRLLEDVGLPELVIQLATLALVEAADDVSSQAALWTRIFKHHLDLGHNTEAYQALIQNPDSSTQLDCLRQLVVVLCERAQLHDLVHFPYFNLHDEVVAIVESRARAVDLLRHNYYELLYAFHICRHNYRKAGTVMLELALRLSREVGSVRSLKKQVNCFLAAINCMRLIRPEYAWMVLPVPQSERPGASPKRNLDGDFVAPPVKRQVEILELADLERELTTAECRLALAQHRPRAGAAAGAADPRELLRLLLDAGLFMCARRLCDVSRLPLGSLFDALTFRCIKLQFGGEEAQNEAWLWLAANQLPSVVNTKECSAADEAWRLLSWFLSEFPTDGALHRRQVLVQLLSHGVPAPDWLLKSYKEVDPPALLRLYLNFDLLDAAADLVMEYVDALLGRGHSRFGVKAPLSACSPSVWLPYTAIDQLMATLKNAQSNRALYDKLRDKLAAYHKTVEQTTKIRLASR